A region of the Terriglobia bacterium genome:
CGCGGACATCACCTGAGCCGCGAATATGTAGTGGATCCCCTGGAAGCTCTCGCCGTGGAGGACGTGATGCGCACGAGCGTGACCGCGTTTCCTATGGACACGCTGCTCTCTGAACTTGATCACGCTGCCATCCACGAGCAGAGTGGTCCCGGGCAGCGGCTCTATCCGGTCATTGGCCCTGCGAACCGGCTGGTGGGAGTGGTGACCCGCGGTGATCTGCGTAATTTGCAGGCGAACCTTACCCGCCGTGAGAGCGCCAGCATAATTCTGGCCGACCTGGTGAAGCATGAGACCGTTACTGCTTATCCAGATGAGCCGTTGCGGCATGTCGTCAACCGCATGGCCGCCACCGGGCTCACCAGGCTTCCGGTGGTCCAGCGCGGACCGGAGCAGGAGTTACTCGGCGTCATAGCCTTGCAGGATTTGCTCAAGGCCCGCGAACTCACCTTGCAGGAAGAGCACCATCGCGAGCGTGTTTTGCGGCTGCATCTGCCGCCGGCGTTGCGGCGTAATCGGGCGGAAACAAACGGATAGGCTTGCCGCGATCCGCAGCGCCCGGGCGGAGCTGCGCAGCATCGGTCCCATGTTCCCGACCACGCCTGATCATTTTTGGCGGCGTGCGGAAACTTTGCATCGGTCCCGCGTCCGGTTGCATCTTCTGAATTTGTCAGTCATAGCGGTGAGCACGCCACCGCGCCGCAGGAGGCAGGAAGAAAGATGCAGGAGACAGTCCAGCAGTACATCGAACGGATGTTGAGTCATAGCAACGGACAAGACCCGATGCGCATGCAGAAGGCCGCGCCGAAGAAGCTGGCTGCGCTGATCAAAGGCAAGAAGCAGCCGCAACTTTCGCGCCGGCCGGCGCCGGACAAATGGTCCGTGGCGGAGACCCTGGCCCACCTGGCTGACGCCGAAACCGTAATCTCCTGGCGCTTGCGCCACATCCTCGCCGCCAACGGCGCTCCCATACAGGCCTATGACCAGGCCGCGTGGGCCAAGACCTTCGACTACGCCGGCTGCGACGCGCGAGAATCGCTGGAAAGGTACCGCGTCTTGCGCGAAGCCAATCTGGCGCTGGTCAAGCGAGTGCCTAAGCGATTGTTGAAGAACTACGGCGTCCACCAGGAACGGGGAAATGAAACCATCACCCACATCATGCGCCTGACGGCCGGCCATGACGTGAACCATCGGCTGCAAGTGGAGCAGATCCTGAAGGGCAAGCGCTGAAGCAGATCCGTTCGCGATTTCAGGACCGTCGTCCTAAAAAACAGAAGCCGCCAGCTTATTGCGCCGGCGGCTCGTTGGTTCCGAGTTCTTATTTCTTGTCGGTGCTCGGGGCTGGTTCTTTCAGTTGGATCGAAAGCAGTTCGACTTCAAAGATCAGCGTCGCGTTGGGACCAATGGTCCCATCCGGCGTGCCGTTTTCTCCGTAAGCCAGGTTGGAGGGAACAAAGAGCTGCCATTTTGATCCGGTCGGCATCAGCTGCAGGGCTTCGGTCCAACCTTTGATTACGCCGCCCACGGTAAACGTGGCCGGCCCGCCGTGTTTTGCGGAGCTGTCAAATTCCGTGCCGTTGATGAAAGTGCCGCGGTAATTGCACACCACGGAGTCGGTCACAGTGGGTTTGGGGCCGGTTCCCGGCGTCAAAATCTTGTACTGCAGGCCGCTGGGCAGCGTTACCACGCCTTCCTTGGACTTGTTGGCGGCCAGGAATGGTTCGCCTTCCTTCTTGTTGGCTTCGCCGGCGGCCGCTTTCTTTTCCTGCTGCCTCTTGATCAGTACCCCTTGCAATTCCGTGAAGGCTGCTTTGGCTTCTTCATCGGTCATCTTCGTCTTACTGCCGGACATCGCGTCTTTCAGGCCCTGGAGCAGCAGGTTGGGATCAATCTCCACCGACTGGCGGTGCAGTTGTGTTCCCAGGTTCATGCCCAGCGCGTAGCTGACGCGTTCCTCCAGCGTAGCGAACGCCGGAGCGTCCTTGGGCTTGGGGGCGTCAGGCGT
Encoded here:
- a CDS encoding FKBP-type peptidyl-prolyl cis-trans isomerase; translation: MTPTFRLIQTTLALAVVLIASSVVAQQPAAAKPKPATPAAKPNAAATPDAPKPKDAPAFATLEERVSYALGMNLGTQLHRQSVEIDPNLLLQGLKDAMSGSKTKMTDEEAKAAFTELQGVLIKRQQEKKAAAGEANKKEGEPFLAANKSKEGVVTLPSGLQYKILTPGTGPKPTVTDSVVCNYRGTFINGTEFDSSAKHGGPATFTVGGVIKGWTEALQLMPTGSKWQLFVPSNLAYGENGTPDGTIGPNATLIFEVELLSIQLKEPAPSTDKK
- a CDS encoding DinB family protein, with amino-acid sequence MQETVQQYIERMLSHSNGQDPMRMQKAAPKKLAALIKGKKQPQLSRRPAPDKWSVAETLAHLADAETVISWRLRHILAANGAPIQAYDQAAWAKTFDYAGCDARESLERYRVLREANLALVKRVPKRLLKNYGVHQERGNETITHIMRLTAGHDVNHRLQVEQILKGKR